A region from the Triticum aestivum cultivar Chinese Spring chromosome 3D, IWGSC CS RefSeq v2.1, whole genome shotgun sequence genome encodes:
- the LOC123075475 gene encoding calphotin has translation MGCGTSKEAVLSSDGSGRCSRRFRRKSSVVATAAHQPVATKDNGDDVKVHRSASAKEKASKERGGKAGLAALVVKDGDEAASTVIGAKVVGEKKEGESKKDGKKGAVAVPDDKGKGTATEEAAGPKKDEGVRDKEVVADRDDGVASTSESVIVVEEMRNGQPVEVSIAPTVEAGRDRRRGEDQEGWSAEAIEDEAASSNEKDIEEINVEDDASVGFADAPVGGTGVVTMEDASIIPADAPAIEKDEIDTFVPAPVANEDAGATFLAAPVAGDDGSASFVAAPAAKEDELVSIASAPLAGEIEGITMAAAPVADEVDVATFPAAPVAKEQESETAALVDAPVAEEVNVATFPSAPVAKEQETETAALVAAPVAEEVDVASFPAAPVTKQQESETAALVDAPVAKDEQSVPVALVDALVAKADGSATTVEAAPVVTREKQEDAVTVDAPVPTTANEVETATRASAPATNVDESAAFPTKPVPEVEVPEAAEQPTPSLNNDDLRNEPELPKPTVVKEAAVESNDKTEQTKEATTTEEEVVTVEEVDVVPQEAESVSRVPEQEETSAATLRDDDGESDEKKTTDVKEAAISTEEKGGEDQLTVEEEKKDGEEQEPAVAPVESSSS, from the exons ATGGGTTGCGGCACCTCCAAGGAAGCCGTGCTCAGCAGCGACGGCAGCGGCAGGTGCAGCCGCAGGTTCCGGCGGAAGTCCAGCGTCGTCGCCACCGCCGCTCACCAGCCGGTCGCCACCAAGGACAATGGCGACGACGTCAAGGTCCACAGGTCGGCGTCGGCGAAGGAGAAGGCCTCCAAGGAGCGGGGCGGCAAGGCCGGTTTGGCGGCGCTCGTCGTCAAGGACGGCGACGAGGCTGCGTCCACCGTGATCGGCGCCAAGGTCGTCGGGGAGAAGAAAGAGGGGGAGAGCAAGAAGGACGGTAAGAAGGGAGCAGTCGCCGTTCCCGACGACAAGGGGAAGGGGACGGCGACCGAGGAGGCTGCCGGGCCGAAGAAAGACGAGGGCGTCAGGGACAAGGAGGTTGTCGCCGATCGGGACGACGGTGTGGCATCGACCAGCGAGAGCGTCATCGTCGTCGAGGAGATGAGGAATGGCCAGCCTGTCGAGGTGTCGATCGCGCCTACCGTCGAGGCGGGAAGAGACCGTCGGCGGGGCGAAGATCAGGAAGGATGGTCGGCCGAGGCGATTGAAGACGAAGCGGCGTCGTCGAACGAGAAGGACATCGAGGAGATCAACGTGGAGGATGACGCTAGTGTCGGCTTCGCGGATGCCCCCGTGGGGGGGACGGGGGTAGTCACCATGGAGGATGCCAGTATCATCCCAGCCGATGCTCCGGCGATAGAGAAAGACGAGATTGACACGTTCGTGCCTGCTCCGGTGGCCAACGAGGATGCCGGTGCCACCTTCCTGGCTGCCCCGGTGGCCGGTGATGATGGCAGTGCCTCCTTCGTTGCTGCGCCGGCGGCCAAGGAGGACGAACTTGTATCCATCGCGTCTGCTCCGTTGGCGGGGGAGATTGAGGGTATCACCATGGCGGCTGCTCCGGTCGCCGACGAGGTTGATGTTGCCACCTTCCCGGCCGCTCCGGTGGCCAAGGAGCAGGAAAGTGAAACTGCCGCCTTGGTGGATGCTCCGGTCGCCGAGGAGGTTAACGTTGCCACCTTCCCATCCGCTCCGGTGGCCAAGGAGCAGGAAACTGAAACTGCCGCCCTCGTGGCTGCTCCGGTCGCCGAGGAGGTTGACGTTGCCTCCTTCCCGGCCGCTCCGGTGACCAAGCAGCAGGAAAGTGAAACTGCCGCCTTGGTGGATGCCCCGGTGGCCAAAGATGAACAAAGTGTACCTGTCGCCTTGGTGGATGCCCTGGTTGCCAAGGCAGATGGAAGTGCAACCACCGTCGAGGCTGCGCCGGTGGTCACGCGGGAGAAGCAAGAAGATGCCGTCACCGTAGACGCCCCTGTCCCGACGACGGCCAACGAGGTCGAAACTGCCACCAGAGCGTCTGCTCCTGCAACCAACGTGGACGAAAGCGCCGCATTCCCGACCAAGCCGGTGCCGGAGGTGGAGGTGCCAGAGGCGGCAGAGCAACCCACGCCTTCCTTGAACAACGACGATCTGAGAAACGAGCCAGAGCTGCCGAAGCCTACTGTCGTCAAAGAGGCCGCAGTCGAATCCAATGATAAGACCGAGCAAACTAAGGAGGCAACGACGACGGAGGAGGAGGTGGTCACCGTCGAGGAGGTCGATGTCGTGCCGCAAGAGGCCGAGAGCGTCTCCCGGGTGCCAGAACAGGAGGAGACATCCGCGGCCAccttgagagacgatgatg GGGAATCGGACGAAAAAAAAACCACTGATGTGAAGGAGGCCGCAATAAGCACAGAGGAAAAGGGAGGGGAGGATCAGCTGACCGTCGAGGAAGAGAAGAAGGACGGCGAAGAACAAGAACCAGCCGTCGCTCCGGTCGAGTCATCGTCTAGTTGA
- the LOC123080524 gene encoding uncharacterized protein isoform X1: MGSFKGHVLPGTLFLAVGAWHVWAAVARFAMDPAGFRLRVWNPVGAGGGALRHLELYVIAGGAFLDMCVEVLYSTHLHIFAPGGGVNPAHLNDLEHGGMLLMFFLVGALALLSENTRTGQDGPEGEGLATLVQARPCGHELVSKLASAAGSPVLESMTPVEESAEAYHEYSNGGSSCELYLPLTEGALCLLAATAYTAELLLFYFHSTTHQGLEGYYHYLLVVLVGLCVASAVLGALLPASFPADLASGLLITLQGLWFYQTAFTLYGPMLPEGCHRDAGGDIDCHGHAAGERAEQLADFQLFAYVFLVFAYALGCYAVAAARYGHPDLRAVEMEEHRENGGFVGSSALASGI; the protein is encoded by the exons ATGGGGTCGTTCAAGGGGCACGTGCTGCCGGGGACGCTGTTCCTGGCGGTGGGCGCGTGGCACGTCTGGGCGGCCGTGGCGCGCTTCGCCATGGACCCGGCCGGGTTCCGCCTCCGCGTCTGGAACCcggtgggcgcgggcggcggggcgctgCGGCACCTGGAGCTCTACGTCATCGCCGGGGGCGCCTTCCTGGACATGTGCGTGGAGGTGCTCTACTCCACCCACCTCCACATATTCGCGCCCGGCGGCGGGGTCAACCCGGCGCACCTCAACGACCTCGAGCACGGCGGCATGCTGCTCATGTTCTTCCTCGTCGGCGCCCTCGCCCTCCTCTCCGAAAACACCAG GACAGGACAGGACGGACCAGAGGGAGAAGGATTGGCTACTCTGGTCCAGGCTAGGCCATGTGGTCACGAGCTAGTGTCCAAGTTGGCTAGCGCAGCTG GCTCACCTGTTCTAGAAAGCATGACCCCGGTGGAGGAGTCAGCAGAAGCTTACCACGAATATTCAAATGGAGGTTCTTCTTGTGAGCT GTACCTGCCCCTGACGGAGGGTGCGCTGTGCCTGCTGGCGGCGACGGCCTACACGGCAGAGCTGCTGCTCTTCTACTTCCACTCGACCACGCACCAGGGGCTGGAGGGGTACTACCACTACCTCCTGGTGGTGCTCGTCGGGCTCTGCGTCGCCTCCGCCGTCCTCGGCGCGCTCCTCCCGGCGAGCTTCCCCGCCGACCTCGCCAGCGGCCTGCTCATCACCCTGCAGGGCCTGTGGTTCTACCAGACGGCGTTCACGCTCTACGGGCCGATGCTCCCCGAGGGGTGCCACCGCGACGCCGGCGGGGACATCGATTGCCACGGGCACGCCGCCGGGGAGCGCGCGGAGCAGCTCGCCGACTTCCAGCTCTTCGCCTACGTCTTCCTCGTGTTCGCCTACGCCCTCGGCTGctacgccgtcgccgccgccaggtACGGCCACCCGGACCTGAGGGCCGTCGAGATGGAGGAGCACCGGGAAAATGGTGGATTCGTTGGCAGCTCGGCGCTGGCTAGTGGCATATGA
- the LOC123080524 gene encoding transmembrane protein 45A isoform X3, protein MGSFKGHVLPGTLFLAVGAWHVWAAVARFAMDPAGFRLRVWNPVGAGGGALRHLELYVIAGGAFLDMCVEVLYSTHLHIFAPGGGVNPAHLNDLEHGGMLLMFFLVGALALLSENTRYLPLTEGALCLLAATAYTAELLLFYFHSTTHQGLEGYYHYLLVVLVGLCVASAVLGALLPASFPADLASGLLITLQGLWFYQTAFTLYGPMLPEGCHRDAGGDIDCHGHAAGERAEQLADFQLFAYVFLVFAYALGCYAVAAARYGHPDLRAVEMEEHRENGGFVGSSALASGI, encoded by the exons ATGGGGTCGTTCAAGGGGCACGTGCTGCCGGGGACGCTGTTCCTGGCGGTGGGCGCGTGGCACGTCTGGGCGGCCGTGGCGCGCTTCGCCATGGACCCGGCCGGGTTCCGCCTCCGCGTCTGGAACCcggtgggcgcgggcggcggggcgctgCGGCACCTGGAGCTCTACGTCATCGCCGGGGGCGCCTTCCTGGACATGTGCGTGGAGGTGCTCTACTCCACCCACCTCCACATATTCGCGCCCGGCGGCGGGGTCAACCCGGCGCACCTCAACGACCTCGAGCACGGCGGCATGCTGCTCATGTTCTTCCTCGTCGGCGCCCTCGCCCTCCTCTCCGAAAACACCAG GTACCTGCCCCTGACGGAGGGTGCGCTGTGCCTGCTGGCGGCGACGGCCTACACGGCAGAGCTGCTGCTCTTCTACTTCCACTCGACCACGCACCAGGGGCTGGAGGGGTACTACCACTACCTCCTGGTGGTGCTCGTCGGGCTCTGCGTCGCCTCCGCCGTCCTCGGCGCGCTCCTCCCGGCGAGCTTCCCCGCCGACCTCGCCAGCGGCCTGCTCATCACCCTGCAGGGCCTGTGGTTCTACCAGACGGCGTTCACGCTCTACGGGCCGATGCTCCCCGAGGGGTGCCACCGCGACGCCGGCGGGGACATCGATTGCCACGGGCACGCCGCCGGGGAGCGCGCGGAGCAGCTCGCCGACTTCCAGCTCTTCGCCTACGTCTTCCTCGTGTTCGCCTACGCCCTCGGCTGctacgccgtcgccgccgccaggtACGGCCACCCGGACCTGAGGGCCGTCGAGATGGAGGAGCACCGGGAAAATGGTGGATTCGTTGGCAGCTCGGCGCTGGCTAGTGGCATATGA
- the LOC123080524 gene encoding uncharacterized protein isoform X2, with protein MGSFKGHVLPGTLFLAVGAWHVWAAVARFAMDPAGFRLRVWNPVGAGGGALRHLELYVIAGGAFLDMCVEVLYSTHLHIFAPGGGVNPAHLNDLEHGGMLLMFFLVGALALLSENTRTGQDGPEGEGLATLVQARPCGHELVSKLASAAESMTPVEESAEAYHEYSNGGSSCELYLPLTEGALCLLAATAYTAELLLFYFHSTTHQGLEGYYHYLLVVLVGLCVASAVLGALLPASFPADLASGLLITLQGLWFYQTAFTLYGPMLPEGCHRDAGGDIDCHGHAAGERAEQLADFQLFAYVFLVFAYALGCYAVAAARYGHPDLRAVEMEEHRENGGFVGSSALASGI; from the exons ATGGGGTCGTTCAAGGGGCACGTGCTGCCGGGGACGCTGTTCCTGGCGGTGGGCGCGTGGCACGTCTGGGCGGCCGTGGCGCGCTTCGCCATGGACCCGGCCGGGTTCCGCCTCCGCGTCTGGAACCcggtgggcgcgggcggcggggcgctgCGGCACCTGGAGCTCTACGTCATCGCCGGGGGCGCCTTCCTGGACATGTGCGTGGAGGTGCTCTACTCCACCCACCTCCACATATTCGCGCCCGGCGGCGGGGTCAACCCGGCGCACCTCAACGACCTCGAGCACGGCGGCATGCTGCTCATGTTCTTCCTCGTCGGCGCCCTCGCCCTCCTCTCCGAAAACACCAG GACAGGACAGGACGGACCAGAGGGAGAAGGATTGGCTACTCTGGTCCAGGCTAGGCCATGTGGTCACGAGCTAGTGTCCAAGTTGGCTAGCGCAGCTG AAAGCATGACCCCGGTGGAGGAGTCAGCAGAAGCTTACCACGAATATTCAAATGGAGGTTCTTCTTGTGAGCT GTACCTGCCCCTGACGGAGGGTGCGCTGTGCCTGCTGGCGGCGACGGCCTACACGGCAGAGCTGCTGCTCTTCTACTTCCACTCGACCACGCACCAGGGGCTGGAGGGGTACTACCACTACCTCCTGGTGGTGCTCGTCGGGCTCTGCGTCGCCTCCGCCGTCCTCGGCGCGCTCCTCCCGGCGAGCTTCCCCGCCGACCTCGCCAGCGGCCTGCTCATCACCCTGCAGGGCCTGTGGTTCTACCAGACGGCGTTCACGCTCTACGGGCCGATGCTCCCCGAGGGGTGCCACCGCGACGCCGGCGGGGACATCGATTGCCACGGGCACGCCGCCGGGGAGCGCGCGGAGCAGCTCGCCGACTTCCAGCTCTTCGCCTACGTCTTCCTCGTGTTCGCCTACGCCCTCGGCTGctacgccgtcgccgccgccaggtACGGCCACCCGGACCTGAGGGCCGTCGAGATGGAGGAGCACCGGGAAAATGGTGGATTCGTTGGCAGCTCGGCGCTGGCTAGTGGCATATGA
- the LOC123075476 gene encoding uncharacterized protein, whose translation MSQEPKRAAMAAAPARPRAPSAATVAPPAKRKKKGPPSRLRALPVLPAAGWSALPPDLVRRVADCLLATNDLDCYMDFRAVCSGWRDATDDPRSDPSDPRFRPRRWVILLDEGFQLQSDADGVDGGGELLLLLNAATGRFIRKRLPLLRRYYVVATTLGGLFVLADRNPSHAARVFNPLTGVLVRFAAPVPAEKELSAFVKSDSSGFWPLLGLLCASSRRPCVAGPDDESFFYGGYKAKEYPNYNSARMAVAGGLYTNDGTTGFVAKSEGWFPKICDLIHVNPHQEDVWRFLVELGGQVLIVVRLRGRVKVFKYDDAEPVPVESVGRHAIFVGHHRCLAVDADRFPSVEADCIYYIDRRGLSAHICMYSLRDEKEERVSGGAVDFVKPHKLFVLVADRPFTVIQLLCNYTINARDSQLPLKEDADNFDKKGF comes from the coding sequence ATGTCCCAAGAACCGAAGCGCGCGGCAATGGCGGCTGCGCCCGCTAGACCTCGTGCGCCGTCGGCTGCCACTGTCGCCCCGCCcgccaagaggaagaagaagggcccgcCAAGTCGTCTCCGAGCGTTGCCGGTCCTTCCGGCCGCGGGCTGGTCCGCCCTCCCGCCGGACCTCGTCCGCCGCGTCGCCGACTGCCTTCTCGCCACCAACGACCTCGACTGCTACATGGACTTCCGCGCCGTCTGCTCCGGCTGGCGCGACGCCACCGACGACCCCAGGAGCGACCCGTCCGACCCCCGCTTCCGCCCGCGGCGTTGGGTCATCCTGCTCGACGAGGGCTTCCAGCTCCAGAGCGACGCCGACGGCgttgacggcggcggcgagctgctGCTCCTGCTGAATGCCGCCACGGGGCGCTTCATCCGCAAGAGGCTCCCGCTGCTCCGCCGCTACTACGTCGTGGCCACCACCCTGGGCGGCCTCTTCGTCCTGGCGGACAGGAACCCTTCCCACGCCGCCCGCGTCTTCAACCCGCTCACCGGCGTGCTGGTCCGGTTCGCGGCGCCTGTGCCCGCCGAGAAGGAGCTGTCCGCCTTCGTCAAAAGTGACAGCTCCGGCTTCTGGCCCCTGCTCGGCTTGCTCTGCGCCTCATCTCGCAGGCCGTGCGTGGCTGGTCCCGACGATGAAAGTTTCTTCTACGGGGGGTACAAGGCCAAGGAGTACCCTAACTACAATTCCGCACGGATGGCGGTCGCAGGTGGTCTCTACACCAACGACGGCACAACTGGATTCGTTGCAAAATCAGAGGGCTGGTTCCCCAAGATCTGCGATCTGATTCATGTCAATCCTCATCAAGAAGATGTCTGGCGTTTCCTGGTTGAGCTTGGTGGACAGGTGCTGATCGTCGTCAGGCTGCGGGGGCGCGTCAAGGTTTTCAAGTACGACGACGCCGAGCCCGTGCCCGTGGAGAGCGTCGGCAGGCATGCCATCTTCGTcggtcaccataggtgcctcgccGTGGACGCCGACAGGTTCCCGTCCGTCGAGGCAGACTGCATCTACTACATTGATCGACGGGGTTTGTCAGCCCACATCTGCATGTACAGCCTCAGGGACGAGAAAGAGGAGAGGGTTTCGGGTGGTGCCGTCGATTTCGTGAAGCCGCACAAGCTGTTCGTCCTCGTCGCCGACCGCCCTTTCACTGTCATCCAGCTTCTCTGCAACTACACCATCAACGCCCGGGATTCTCAGCTGCCGTTGAAAGAAGACGCCGACAACTTTGACAAAAAAGGGTTTTAA
- the LOC123075477 gene encoding uncharacterized protein has product MAAPATEAPVLPPAKRNKADTSLLHTSAALPAADWSALLPDLVRRVADSLLATNDLDCYMDFRAVCSGWRAATDDPRSDPSDPRFRPQRWVILDDGADPRFLPYRLVFLNDGADLLLLNAATGRFLRKRTPLRRRYSVVATTPGGLFVLADRNHSRAACVFNPLTGVLIRFAAPVPTEEVAVATVVFGRGSSPTLNLFCDSSLNFYVAAPVSESFNKHNVSTYYFLRKAVRGGWGLCYPWRYFVMCKIFDLIESLHVDPIKFFSQDLPVAGHTNDHGWCFLVELGGQVLVVIKLHRCVKVFKMEVDSIVPVESIGSHAIFIGHHRCLAVDTHKFPSVEANCIYYVERLASSAYICMYNLKDEEDEMISAGAVDFMKTDKLFVIAPHRPFTIIHLLSSYTINVRDSQLPLQQDAN; this is encoded by the coding sequence ATGGCGGCCCCCGCTACTGAAGCCCCTGTTCTTCCCCCCGCCAAAAGGAACAAGGCGGATACGAGTCTTCTGCATACCTCAGCGGCCCTTCCGGCCGCAGACTGGTCCGCCCTCCTGCCCGATCTCGTCCGTCGCGTCGCTGACTCCCTGCTCGCCACCAACGACCTCGACTGCTACATGGACTTCCGCGCCGTCTGCTCCGGCTGGCGCGCCGCCACCGACGACCCCAGGAGCGACCCCTCCGATCCCCGCTTCCGCCCGCAGCGGTGGGTCATCCTCGACGACGGCGCCGACCCCCGCTTCCTCCCGTACCGGTTGGTCTTCCTGAACGACGGCGCCGACCTGCTCCTGCTGAACGCCGCCACGGGGCGCTTCCTCCGCAAGAGGACCCCGCTGCGCCGCCGCTACTCCGTCGTCGCCACCACTCCTGGCGGCCTCTTCGTCCTGGCCGACCGGAACCATTCTCGAGCCGCCTGCGTCTTCAATCCTCTCACCGGCGTCCTGATCCGGTTCGCGGCACCCGTGCCCACCGAGGAGGTCGCCGTCGCCACTGTCGTCTTCGGTCGCGGCTCTTCGCCCACGCTCAACTTGTTCTGCGACTCTTCTCtgaacttttacgtggctgctcctGTCAGTGAAAGTTTCAACAAACATAATGTTTCCACTTATTATTTCTTACGGAAGGCGGTCAGAGGCGGGTGGGGATTATGTTATCCATGGAGGTATTTTGTTATGTGCAAGATCTTCGATCTGATCGAGTCGCTTCATGTCGATCCGATCAAGTTCTTCTCTCAGGATCTTCCTGTGGCCGGGCACACCAACGACCACGGCTGGTGTTTCCTTGTCGAATTGGGTGGCCAAGTGCTGGTTGTCATCAAGCTGCACCGATGTGTCAAGGTTTTCAAGATGGAAGTCGATAGCATCGTGCCTGTTGAGAGCATCGGTAGCCATGCCATCTTCATTGGTCATCACAGGTGCCTGGCTGTTGACACCCATAAGTTCCCGTCTGTGGAGGCCAACTGCATCTACTACGTTGAGCGTCTGGCCTCATCTGCCTACATCTGCATGTACAATCTCAAGGACGAGGAAGACGAGATGATCTCAGCTGGGGCCGTAGATTTCATGAAGACAGACAAGCTGTTCGTCATTGCCCCACACCGCCCTTTCACCATCATCCACCTTCTCTCCAGCTACACCATCAATGTCCGGGATTCTCAACTGCCGCTACAACAGGACGCCAACTAA